In Aedes albopictus strain Foshan chromosome 3, AalbF5, whole genome shotgun sequence, the following are encoded in one genomic region:
- the LOC134290902 gene encoding uncharacterized protein LOC134290902, producing MAELKSLVHLRGQVKAKVTRIRKVVDEAYGAGAVQLDLVQLKLYQRNLETQYREYCDLHRQIVTLTPTEKLAEQDETYIFFEAQHNETCLLVETLIQSMTDTPDMRLARRNQQEEPPRIIVQQQPLKAPIPTYDGKPENWPRFKAMFLDVMKTSTDSDAIKLYHLDRALIGGAAGIIDDCTMQSNNYAHAWKLLEERFEDKRLIVDTHITGMLQLKKMTRPSAKELRELIDDVTRHIDGLTLMKEQMLGMSERFVVNLVATALDSRTRMEWEATVPHKQLPTYKDTMDFLKKRCSILERCEEATTKPTPKPYPAKSSSQLKTYAVTEKAEPTCRLCGNGSHPIYKCDALRQMSVPEREAKSTSAVYSAKKVYPMCNSLLMTAMVQVFDADGKLQPCRVFLDSGSQAHIVSRKLVQSLKLPRLATKINIVGANNQKSSSSEVVKLQIKSRYSNHTEQLECLVADQVTGQIPSIPIDIKTWNIPPGFTLADPNFQIPGEIDLLIGIQHFFKLMMPGQIKLSDDLPILQETRLGWVVAGAVNPARSKQNRYTNQVISNKPTPANQIASNFVSVNSAMLSNPPEPPSSLAGECSRTTRTVCSVSTLVCTVVILSLLFILFA from the exons ATGGCGGAGCTCAAATCGCTTGTTCACCTACGCGGACAGGTGAAGGCGAAAGTGACGCGCATCCGCAAAGTCGTCGACGAAGCATACGGAGCTGGAGCAGTGCAGTTGGATCTGGTCCAACTGAAGCTGTACCAGCGGAATCTGGAAACCCAGTACAGAGAGTACTGCGATTTGCACCGACAAATCGTAACGTTAACGCCCACCGAGAAGCTGGCTGAGCAGGATGAAACCTACATCTTTTTCGAAGCCCAGCACAACGAAACCTGTTTGTTGGTCGAGACGCTGATCCAGTCCATGACCGACACCCCTGATATGAGACTGGCACGGCGAAACCAACAAGAAGAACCACCCCGCATTATCGTCCAGCAGCAACCGCTAAAGGCACCCATCCCCACCTACGATGGGAAACCAGAGAACTGGCCACGCTTCAAGGCCATGTTTCTCGACGTGATGAAGACCTCCACGGATTCCGATGCCATCAAGCTCTACCACCTGGATCGAGCCTTGATCGGCGGTGCAGCGGGAATCATCGATGACTGTACCATGCAGTCCAACAACTACGCCCACGCATGGAAGCTGCTCGAGGAGCGGTTCGAAGACAAGCGCCTAATCGTGGATACCCACATCACGGGTATGCTGCAGCTGAAGAAGATGACCCGACCCAGTGCGAAGGAGCTCCGTGAGCTGATCGACGATGTAACCCGGCACATCGACGGTCTAACCCTGATGAAGGAGCAGATGCTCGGAATGTCTGAGCGCTTCGTCGTGAACCTGGTTGCGACAGCGTTGGACAGCCGAACCCGAATGGAGTGGGAAGCAACCGTACCCCACAAGCAACTACCAACCTACAAGGACACGATGGACTTCCTGAAGAAGCGCTGCTCTATCCTTGAGCGGTGTGAAGAAGCGACTACGAAGCCTACCCCGAAGCCGTATCCAGCGAAGAGTTCCAGCCAACTGAAGACGTATGCTGTCACCGAGAAAGCAGAACCGACCTGCCGACTGTGTGGCAATGGTAGCCACCCGATCTACAAGTGCGACGCCCTACGCCAGATGTCCGTTCCAGAACGAGAAGCCAAG TCCACTTCTGCCGTCTATTCCGCCAAGAAAGTCTATCCCATGTGCAACAGCCTCTTGATGACAGCGATGGTCCAAGTGTTTGATGCTGATGGGAAGCTGCAGCCTTGTCGAGTATTCCTTGACAGTGGTTCTCAAGCACACATTGTGTCACGCAAACTAGTTCAATCTTTGAAACTTCCCCGGCTCGCAACGAAGATCAATATCGTTGGAGCAAACAATCAAAAGTCGTCCTCGTCTGAAGTGGTGAAGCTTCAGATCAAATCACGCTATTCCAATCACACTGAGCAGTTGGAGTGTCTTGTCGCCGATCAAGTCACTGGACAAATCCCTTCAATCCCCATCGACATCAAAACTTGGAACATCCCGCCTGGATTTACCCTTGCCGATCCCAACTTCCAAATTCCCGGTGAAATAGATCTTCTAATTGGCATTCAGCATTTCTTCAAGCTGATGATGCCAGGTCAAATCAAACTGTCCGACGATTTACCGATCCTCCAGGAAACCCGTCTTGGTTGGGTAGTCGCTGGAGCAGTTAACCCAGCTCGCTCGAAGCAGAACCGATACACA AATCAAGTCATCTCGAACAAGCCCACTCCAGCAAATCAAATTGCCTCAAACTTCGTTTCCGTCAACTCCGCCATGCTGTCTAATCCGCCGGAGCCACCTTCTTCGCTGGCGGGAGAATGTTCGCGCACAACGCGAACGGTGTGCAGCGTTTCAACCCTGGTGTGTACAGTTGTCATTCTCTCTCTGCTGTTCATCCTATTTGCATAG